The sequence below is a genomic window from Budorcas taxicolor isolate Tak-1 chromosome 4, Takin1.1, whole genome shotgun sequence.
TATTAATCTCTATACCTTGGATATAAATAATGAGTCTAAAATCACATCACAAGTAAAGATGGGTTATTTGATTGCAGAAAAATTCATTATTGGAAGTGGCTCCTTAGTCAGCTTTATTAGTTACCTGACATAGGCCTCAGTGAGAGAAAATGAGTATGTcattttattgtttgtggatgAATGGAAATGGTGTAAGTAATTTGGTTTTGTGATCATACTTGAAAGTTTCATTTAGCTGCCGTTTTGTCAATTTATTTTTACCTTGGTTTTCAAGACTCCATTTGTGGGTAGTCACCTTTtatgctttaatatatttttacttaaaattaacAGTGTAAGCATTGAATTTATTTAATACTCTGGTTTTATTCTTTAGAATTTTAGTTTGCATTGGTAATTACCAGCCTAGTTATATACCTGAACTTAAAGATAGGAGTCATAGAATTTAGACTGATCAATacatagcatttaaaaaaaatcatacatgtCTAACCTTTAGAACCCTTAATATTTTCCCCCTTTTAGGTTTAATTACATTTTCAtgactttttattcatttaattcaaTTGCTTTCTTTCAGTTGCTCAAATTGTCAACAACTGAGTTTTAAACCACCTCCTGTGTCCTTTCAGTACTGCCTCagtacttgttttcttttttttttccatgattaagaagttgaatattttattattaaattgtttATTCTCCTGCAAGGCTGTTACTTCACTGTATAAAAATGGCACCAGCAAACACAGTATATTGCAAAATTAAGATAGTAATATTCTTCACTGGACACTATACAACTAACAAATTTTTCTCCACTGGCAGTTATTTCTAGTGGGAAGATAATTTTGACCCAAATCCAAGGATAGCTGTAAGCAAGTTACAGTGTCATACAAGGTTTAAGATAACCATGTTATCCTTGAATTACATAATTTTTGTAATTAGTTTTACCAGAGATAATTTCAGGAATTCTGAATATTATAACTGGAGCCTAGCCTAAAAATCACAGGATGCTGTGGAAAAGATGCACAGCGTTTATCTGAAGTCATTAGAAAATTAAGGGGTATTTTCTTCAGGAAACATTATTATAAGTCATTTCTTTTGCtaaaagttgctttttaaatatctatCCACTACTAATTTAAGACAACTATGCTAGATTAAGTTGTTTCAAAGTAGTTTATTTAGGGGTTCCATTTTCACTCCTCAAtagattttatgtatttctcaTATGCTTCTTCACTCATTAATTCATCTAGTTCTGAAGGGTTCCTGAATGTCAGTCATCTTGATCAGCCAACCATCTTCATAACAAGACTTGTTGACAAGTCCTGGATTTTCTGCTAGAGCtttattaatttcagttatttctcCTGATAGAAAAGAATAGAGTTCACTAGCAGCTTTCACACTTTCCAAAGCACCAAACTCCTCTTGTTTGTTCAACTTTGTCCCAACTTCAGGCAGACTACAGTAAACAACATCTCCCAAAGCTTCCTGTGCAAAATTGCTGATTCCCACTGTTCCAACACCATTTTCTGTTGTTACCCATTCGCGTTTTTCTGTGAATTTCCGCACCGATAGCAGAGCAGGGCCGGTGCGCAGCGCCCGGATGGTACCCGCTCGCAGTCCCCAGGGCTGTGGCAAGCAGGGCGCACTGGGTGCCGAGATGGCGCGCAGGCTGCCGATTGCGGCCCGCACGCTCCGCACCGCGCACAGCGCCGTGTTCGCACGGGTGCAGAGGGTCTCCGCGCGGCACCTAGAGCACCCTGGCCGGCCAGTACTTgcttccataaaaaaaaaaaaaaaaagttcctgacTCTGTTGGGGTTTCCAAGACTTCTACACTCAAGTAATTTGCTGGGAGAACAGAGGCCCCAGCATATAGCCATACTTAGGGCTGAGATTTATTACAGCGAAAGGACACAAAGCAAAATCAGCAAAGATCAAAGGTGCTCAGGATGCAGCCTGGAGGGAACTGGGGGCCAGCTTCAGGGTCCCCTTTCAGTAGAGCCTCATAGACCACACTTAATTTCTCCAACAACAAGTTGTGGCAACACACATGGAGTATCATCTCCCAGAGAGGCTCTCCAGAGACTCAGCACCCAAGGCTGGTCCCATAGGCCCCCTCTGTCTGGCATGTACCAAGATTCCAGACTCCCAGAAGGGGAGTGGATCTTCAGCATGAACCACAATGTAGAAACAGCTGAGACCCAGCGAGGCACTCTTAACATTGAGGAGAGCTTGAgatcagcacagggaactacttATCAGCCAGGGGCCAACCTTGGGAGCAGGCCTTCCAAGGACAGGCAGTCTCAGGCCTGCTGTGTTGACATGGGGCCACTTTAGATTTTCCTTCTCCTAACACATTAAAAACCTCCTGATTCCTTTCAGTGGAGAATAGTGTTAACTGTTTGGTCATCAGGTGCCTAACAGACTGTCCACGTGGATGCCAGGTGGATACTAATGCTGGGCCACTTCAGAAACGGGactaatcaaatatttttttcattgattatTCTTCACTCTGTTTATATCATTTCCCCATCTTGTTctaataggaaaagaaaagaagaaaaacttctcATTATTGAGCAAGCAGCTGTCCTCTTctttaacatcatcatctttttaaagttaaaaaatttttttaaaattttatttatctatatatttttggcggtgctgggtctttattgctgtgccggctcttctctagttgccgccaccaagggctgctctctagctgtggttcaAGGGTTTCTtgttgccatggcttctcttgttgcagagcgcaggctctagggcactcggcCTTCAGTCAtggcggctcctgggctctagagcacaggaccagtagttgcggcacagaggattagttgctcctcggcatgtgggatcttcccagatcaaggattgaacctatttctccttcattggtagctggattctttactactgatccaccagggaggcccttcaAAATTAACTTTAACACACTTTGTAATTTGTTAGTAGACCAGTATGTTCATATTAAAATATTGATGtatttttagaaacaattttctaaaatatgtttggATTTTATCCTTATTTCTTATAAAGCCCATAATTTATTATCTTACTCCATTTTAGAGCTTTAGGAAGAACTGTGCATTGTAATTAAGTAAAAATACATACAGGTAGAATAGATTTGGGGATAGTAAGGATACCTTATGGCACCCCCTCCTTTTTATGTCCAAATATCTTGGAATTCATTTTATATTCTGTCTTAGTCACCATTATCTGAATCTGATGAAGAaattattattccttccagggAGCAGTCACTGGTGCCTCATATCTTAGATAAAATTGCTTCAATTAGTAGAAAATAGTAATGAATGAGAGAatgcagaaaactataaacctgagattttctggaattctttgttACTAGGGCCAAAATGCagaccagctgtgtgtgtgtgtgtgtggccattaTTTGGTCACTGATAGTTGTAATATTGAACTCCAGTATTTTAGAATTCTTTGGAGAAAAGCCTTAACTAAGAAGTTCAAACAGAATAACAACCAAAAGCCCATTATCTAGCCCTTCTTCTAGTTTGGAAGCCATGGACCTGAGCCTACATTCTAGAAAAGTAAAGTAAATTCATTCCCAAACCTGCAGTCCTGAGGAGACTTCTTTGCTCATCATTGGTTAGGGTCCATCGCCCTTATCTCCTTTGTCACTGGTCACTCTTGTCCAGCAAGACCATCTTTTCCTAAACAAAATCAGTGACTAAGACATCCCAATATGGTaaactctttatttttgtttagccTACATGCAGACAAGAATTACCCTGGAAATAAAACTTCGCTTAGTACACAAATACACAACATAATCACCTGCTGTGTTACACCTGCAGTTCCATACCTGCTTCACAAAAGTTGCAAAAAGAGTTTTGTATCTTTACCAATGGTAGTTTCATGTACCAGGCATTTTCATTGTCTGCTTAAGAATTCATACCTCAGCATCAGTTCCAACTCACTCAGTTCATAATACATTTGTACACATCCCAGAACCTCAAGGCTCCAGCTCCTTCTCAGACAGCTTGGGCCCTACCTGCTTAAAGCACACATGATAACATTCAACCAGCGTagacattaaaattttatattttcttgccATCTGCCTTTCTATTTTAACCACCTCTCGAACCTAAAACCTCAGCATTTCTTGATTTCCTCTTACCTGATCAGTATTTTCCGTTTCTCTCTTCTCTAGCTTTCCCCAAAGCCTGCTGCTTGCATGAACCTCTGATTTCACTTTTATTCCATGTCTCTTTAAGTGTCCACTGTTAGGGTCCCCCAGGCCTGTGAGGATGTGCTCCAGGTCCCCCTGTGACTGGGCCAGCAGTCGCCCTTCTGTCACCAGGCAGGTGACGCACGAGGCCCCCTGACCACTCCCGTCTCCTGCTGCTTTCATCTCACTTCCGAAAGGTGCTCAGCCCTGCACTCCCACCACTCCCACCGAGTGTAGCAGGCACAACCGTATTCCATGCACTCAGTGACAGCAGTGCTAAGACCcagttatttaataaaataaatatttactttgttgTCCTAATCTAGTTAGTTAAATGACGGGAGGAACTTACTTTAGCATCACTATTCAAGAAGACCCCGGGTTTCCTTCCCGGGGTTCCCCAGGTTCAGTGAAGGCATGCTGAACCAGTGACGGGAACAATAGCCACTCCCGTTTCTGGAGAACCGCCTTGGTGTTTCAGTCCTCCTCAGCTTTTATGGTTGGCTGCTGACTAATACTGTAACAAACGACTGGAAAGAAACCACATGCCCATCAGCGGGAGATGCTGAATGCACAATGGTACAGCtacagaaaggaaggaggagggtcTCTGTATAATGCTGCAGACACGCATCCCAGAATATattgtgaaggaaaaaataaggtcCAGGACAGTTGGTGTAGTATGCCtcttaaagagggaaaaaatgaagatgTATGGAAGATTAAAACGAAAGCCAAGGAGGATGGCTACCTACACAAGGAAAGAGACTAGAGATGGAAGCTAGATCTCTTTGaatgtattttatacttttgattttgGAGCcttgtaaatattttacataaaaaaataagatacaaaatCAAACACATGCTGAGAAAAATAAACTGTATACCACAAAAAATCTTAAGTTGAGTCCATATTTTTGTTAATAATACTGGTATAGTTTTGAAATGTACCTTCAGATAAAGCAAACATGCAGTGTTATTGGGACCAAGATTCTCAGGATAAGAGAGAACAGATACAAGTATTAAAGCagtttcataaatattaatatacattcattatattttgtttttctaaatggtATTTTATAGCTCTGCCTATTGAAAAGACCTAGAAGCAGTGACAACCTATTAACAATTAGCATCCTTATCATCCAGATTATGGTCTCTAAATTCCATTTCTCAGATTATTGATTGTGTGGTTGGAGTGGAAAACATACAAGATGAATCTGGTCTAGTTTGTTATACCAGAAATGGAGGAAACTAGATATTTGATGATGTGAAAAGACATAGAACTGATCTGAAGGGGCTCCCCCTAGCCAAAAAGGGACAATTTGAGCATCGAAAAGAATAATGACTTGAACTTACTTCTGGAAcggaaacagattcacagacacagaaaacaaatttaaggttACCAAAGGAATTAGTGGGGGTtagggagaaggaaataaatcagaagtttgggattaacatatacacactgctgctgctgctaagtcacttcagtcgtgtccaattctgtgcgaccccatagacggcagcccaccaggttcccccgtccctgggattctccaggcaagaacactggagtggggtgccattgccttctctgatatacacattactttatataaaataaacaacaaggacctactgtataatgcagggaactatattcagcatcTTGTATTaaccaataatggaaaagaatctgacaaaaaatgcatatatatatatatatatatatatatatatatatgtagaactgaatcactttgctgtatacctgaaactaacacaacattgtaaattaatcatactcaattttaaaaatggtttcagAAAAGAATAATGACTGCAATGGATTGAAACTCATCAAATATATAGCATTCTATGAGTTCATAATGATACACTAGAGAAAAAGTAGTCAGAACCACTTGAATCACATTTGGAGGTTCTAGAGCACTAACTCGTTATTTAGAAGACTGATGAGTGAAGCAgttaacatatatattatatacatatgttataATACAGTTAACaggtatattatatacatatgtttataaaatatataaacatatgtataatatttataaaatcttgGAGGAAGAAAAGATAAGGTTGGACTGTAGTTAGTACACTTCAGCCTTGTAGCTCAAAGTAGGAAAGGCAGCCCACAATGTGTATAGAACCCTGTATTCTCCTGTCTGTCTGCATAACCTGACAGTCTGTTGGGCCTTGTCCAACctcttatttctgctttgtgtATACCTTTAGATCCAAGCAGTCTCTAACTGATTTAAAAGGCATTGACCAATAACAGTGAGTTCTGTTCAttcactaggaataaaaccataaCCTGCATACAAGGCTTTTTTGGTAAATAATATAGAGAGCTTGAATTTACTCTCCGGACCCTGTCAATGTGCCAGCTTGTTCTTTTAGGCCAAAAAAGGCTATATAGACCTTGGCTGGAATAGCAAGCTCAGCTGTTTCTGTACTGATCAAATAAGGCATGTTATGTGCAAAATCTTTAGAggctgttcttttttattttccaaaagaatCCCCAAGGCCTGAGGAACTTGCAAATACTATTCTCCCTACTCTCAgggtttaggaaaaaaaaacctgtgtcATTAATAAGCAAAAGTAATGTGCTGTCTTGAAAAGAACATGGAATTGGGAACCTGAAAAATGTTTCTGAGCAATCAGATGTGTGCTTAAACCTGATCTTGTAATTCtgataatatatttgtttttaaattaacattcttaaaaagtttttggtcagtcttgtttgtttgtttgttgttttttctgtattttaaagtaAACCTTTGATAATCTGGTGTTTCACTGTAAATGTTTCCTTACTGGAAATTTACTTAACCTCTGTGGGCCCCCTCTAACTTAAATGGAGAGGAGATCCCCTGCTTCCTTATCTCATAAAAATGCTGtgagagaaaaatgtgaaaatactcTGAAAGTAAGTGTGCTGATGAAATGAAAGGTACTCATGCTTCTAGGTGATTTCAGGATGTCATctccaaaataaaacttttatttgttttgaagggtcgggaaggtcccatggagaagggcatggcaacccactccagtattcctgcctggagaatcccatggacagaggagcctggcaggccacagtccatggggtcgcagagtcagacacgactgagcgactatcactttcacttttcaccaccaAAAATAGTGAATCAAGGTGAGTCTATCATGGAAAGATTCATACATTTGGTTTCCTTTTGAATTGGCTCTCTGGATGttatatgtgtttttgtttttttaaggctgatttttttttgttgttatagttAATTAGAGATAAATATTGGGGCAAAATGTAGTATTCAGCACATCAGGATGATTATTTCCACTTTCTGAGTCAAGCCCTGAAGACATTTCTCTtccccccacaccccctcccccccacaaaCAGAGCCTGGCATTTCGACATCAGATATTCTGTCTTGGATTAAACAAGAGGAAGAGACCCAGGTCGGTGCCCCGCAGGAGCCCAAGGAGAGTGACATGTGCAAAGGCACCTATGCTGGTGAGTACCAAGCCGCCCAGGCTCAGAGTATGTCAGACTACTGAGTAGAAGCTGCAGAGGAAGTGGGGTTGTGGAGGCAAGGAAGTGGGTAAGGAATAAGAAAAGTGGGCGGGGGGAGGCTTGTTCAAGTAAGAAATGAAACTGAAATCCAACTAAGATAAATTTTAAGTGAGAAAACACACTCTTAAATGTGAAGACAAATTAGAACtgtcagaggaaggaaaagaagtgcaCACGGATGAAAAGTATGAGGGGAGAGAAGGGCAGAAGAACATTGGAGGATCTCGTAGAAAGGGCCGAAGCTGGATGGGGATAGGGGAGACAAGCCAAGGCACAAATGAGGGTCTTAGTGAGGAGCTCTCCCTAAGGACAAAACCAGGACAGGAGGAAACACCTGTCTTCTAAGACACTTAGCGCCATCTGTATTTTGCCATCTGAACAGAAGAGAATCTCAAGGTCAGAGGAGACACAATGGTTCATGCAACTGAATGCAACCTATCTATCTTTTGTGCTCTGTGCTTAGACCCtggaaaatcaaaagagaaaaagagtttCTGCTCTTCCAGAAGTTTTGTTGGAGGGACACATTTCAGTACTAGGCATGCCTATTATTAAACGTCAAGGGTGAGTGGGATGGATGACTTAACTTATACACAAGACATAAGGAGTCTGGAGGACATTCCATCAGTTATCCTCTAGGCATTTAGATAGAGCCTGAGAAGGACATGAAGCTGGAACTGGCCTTACAAAACCAGTACCAGTGCTTGGGTGTGACTTAGGAAGCTGGGAAGGGCGGGTGCACTCTACAAAAGGGAGGGCAGGGTGAGCGAAGATACAGGAGCAGAAATGCATACTGTATTTCCTGAAAGATAAAGGGACAGAGAACTATGTTGAGGGGTTTATCTGACAGAGTAAGGAGGAACAGGATTAGATAAATAGACCTGGTCACAACAGGCAACAGAGAACACCTCAGAGTGTGTGCGCCAGTAATGAAACAGTGAAAGTCACTGGAGAGACAGATGCCAGGGCCCTTGTCCAAACGGAAGCACCGCAGAGGCTCGGTAGCGAACTCTCCGGTGATTGACCGCGAGCCCGGCAGACACCCTGGTGGTTGTCTCAGCCCTCTGCTGACTTCCTGCTTTGCGCCGGGCAGGGACCCGGGAGAGCTGCAGGGAGCCCGGGGGGTGGCCGGGTGTGACCCTGAGCTCTTTCTTGCAGATGAAGAGCTGGTCATCAAGGCCGAAGGCCTCGCCAGAGCCTCCCTGTGCCCCGAGGTGCCCGTCGCCTTCGCTTCACCAGCAGCCGCAGCTAAGGAGCCGTTCCCGGACGTGACCTTCAAGAGCCCGCAGTCCGCGCCCCTGGCGCCGTTTGGTCGTCCAGCCGCCGACCTGGCCGAGGCCTCGGAGGGACAAGTGACCTTCACGCAGCTGGGCACCTACCCGCTGCCGCCCCCGGCCGGGGAGCCAGTGTTCTCCTGCCACCACTGCGGCAAGAGCCTCAGCCAGGACCTCCTGCTGACCCACCAGTGCGGCCCCCCGGGCGAGCACGCCGCCCCCTGCGCCCAGTGCCCCAAGCACCTGCCCCCGCCGGCCGACGGcggccccccagcccccgcccgcgAGATGCCCCCCACCTGCCCGCACTGCGCCAGGACCTTCACGCACCCGTCCCGACTCACCTACCACCTTCGGGTCCACAACAGCGCCGAgcgccccttcccctgccccgaCTGCCCCAAGCGCTTCGCTGACCAGGCGCGCCTGGCCAGCCACCGGCGAGCGCACGCCAGCGAGCGGCCCTTTCGCTGCGCGCAGTGCGGCCGCAGCTTCAGCCTGAAGATCAGCCTGCTGCTGCACCAGCGCGGCCACGCGCAGGAGCGGCCCTTCTCCTGCCCGCAGTGCGGCATTGACTTCAACGGCCACTCGGCCCTTATCCGCCACCAGATGATCCACACGGGCGAGCGGCCCTATCCCTGCACCGACTGCAGCAAGAGCTTCATGCGCAAGGAGCACCTGCTTAACCACCGGCGGCTGCACACGGGCGAGCGGCCCTTCAGCTGCACGCACTGCGGCAAGAGCTTCATCCGCAAGCACCACCTGATGAAACACCAGCGCATCCACACGGGCGAGCGGCCCTACCCCTGCGCCCAATGTGGCCGCAGCTTCCGCTACAAGCAGACGCTCAAGGACCACCTGCGCGCGGGCCACGGGGGCGGCTGCGGCGGGGACCGGGACCCCTCTGGACCGCCGCCGGACCCCCCGGGGCCCCTCCTACCCGGGCTGGAAGCCTCGGCCCTGGGCGTCAACCCCGAAGGTCTGGAGGCCAATCAGTGGTATGGGGAAGGCAGTGGGGGCGCGGTTTTGTAAAGCTGTCTCCTTTCAGGGTTATCTATGTGGGCAGGGTAGGGGCAAGAGGAAAGCCCCGCCACCCCTCACCCCGCGGTAAGGACTGCTTGGCACGTCGAGGAATGTGGGGTCCTGAACACTTGACTAGAACCGTGCTTGAGTTTCGGAACTTCAGAAGAGCACCACGTTGCGAAATCCAGGAAGACCTGGAAGAAAGCCCAGCTTCCCCATCTTTTCAAAAATATGACCGAAGCAGAAGTTAGAAGAATGTCGCAGAGGTTGAAAAGCAAGGTTCAGCCTCTGATGATCCATCATAGGTTAGTAAGTTGAGAGTGGTTGAGCTCTATGTAGAGTCAGGTGTATGGAAGAGCCTCCAAGCACTGAAGCCCACCGTGAGGCAGAGAATGTTTGCCCGAACCTTCCTCACTTCCTTGGTCGTGTGATGGCTGCTGGAAGCCAGTGCCCAAGCCCTCCCCACTGCTACTGCTCCCCTAGCAGAGCTCCAGTGTCCTGCCCTGCCCAAAATGATGACTCAAGACTGCCTTCCTAGGTCTCCCAGAGTAATCCttctaatatattttgtttaatacTGAGTGAGCAAAAATCTTGATGTTAAAAGCTTCTTAAGGAGAACAATTCTTTCATCAGCTTAATTTGAAGCATCCAGGCTTTTACTGCCATTTAAGCTACTAGAAAGCTTTGCCAAGGTCCTGGTTAAGAACTTGGAGGCAGGATATGCAGCCCCAGCTTTAAAAGCTAGAGATCCCAGAGAAATGATAGAACAGCCTAGAGTTTGTGCCTGAACCGTGTTCCTGAGAGCCACTTATATGTCATATTCTTCCTTATTGTTTCCAAGCCAGTAGGCTGGCTTTTCCATTCCTGGTGTCTGATATTCTGACAATCATCAACGGAAAAGGCTACAGCACCTTCTAGAAGCATTACAGAGTCCTGGACAGTGCCCATGgcctctcagcttttgcttcctcaGTAGTGAGATGACAGTTACAATGCAGCTTTCTTGAGCCGGCATTGCCTGCTCAACCCCTCCTGGTGATGGACAGATTGAGGGGCTTCATAGACCCCTGAGAGCTAAGCGCCAGACGGGGCGAGGGCAACCTCTTCCCGCCGGCGTTGCTTCTGGGGAAATTTGCCACCATGTGTACCTTTGAAAGGGTCGGTCAGTCACCAGGCAGCATCTGAGCCTGGTCCCATTCCTAAGTGACTTTGCAGTCGGGTCACTTCCCCTTTACAGATCTCACATTTTCATCTGCACTGTGAGGCTGgtgaagggggaaaagtgaacctttaggattaaaaaatatacatattgtgGTACATTCCTTCTCCTGCCAAAATCCTATCTCTATCTCTGGTTGTTATCCAAGGAAAGCAAAATAAGACAGCAAAATCAAGGCAGAGAAGTTCTTGCTGAAACTTGACTGAAATCAGTCTGATTTGTTGTTGACCCGGTTGGAAACTGGGATAGAAGATGAGAGCGCAGAAGCCCCAAGTCCTGGGCAGAAAAGTTGTTTGTACCTCTGGCGCTCTCCTGTTTCCCTGGAACCTCCCTACGGTGACTCCGATGAGGTCTGCAAGCATTTAGGCAAGAC
It includes:
- the ZNF398 gene encoding zinc finger protein 398, producing MAEAAPAPTSEWDSECLTSLQALPLPAAPAANEAHLQTAAISLWTVVAAVQAIERKVEVHSRRLLHLEGRTGTAEKKLASCEKTVADLGNQLEGKWAVLGTLLQEYGLLQRRLENLENLLRNRNFWILRLPPGIKGDIPKVPVTFDDISIYFSTPEWEKLEEWQKELYKNIMKGNYESLISMDYAMNQPDVLSQIQPEGDRNTEDQAGPEESGIPTDPSEEPGISTSDILSWIKQEEETQVGAPQEPKESDMCKGTYADEELVIKAEGLARASLCPEVPVAFASPAAAAKEPFPDVTFKSPQSAPLAPFGRPAADLAEASEGQVTFTQLGTYPLPPPAGEPVFSCHHCGKSLSQDLLLTHQCGPPGEHAAPCAQCPKHLPPPADGGPPAPAREMPPTCPHCARTFTHPSRLTYHLRVHNSAERPFPCPDCPKRFADQARLASHRRAHASERPFRCAQCGRSFSLKISLLLHQRGHAQERPFSCPQCGIDFNGHSALIRHQMIHTGERPYPCTDCSKSFMRKEHLLNHRRLHTGERPFSCTHCGKSFIRKHHLMKHQRIHTGERPYPCAQCGRSFRYKQTLKDHLRAGHGGGCGGDRDPSGPPPDPPGPLLPGLEASALGVNPEGLEANQWYGEGSGGAVL